The following proteins come from a genomic window of Malus sylvestris chromosome 4, drMalSylv7.2, whole genome shotgun sequence:
- the LOC126619457 gene encoding probable sodium/metabolite cotransporter BASS5, chloroplastic isoform X2: MFAVGVNSSEKDFLKAFKRPTSVLAGYTGQFLVKPLLGYVFGFIAVAIFGLPTPVGFVSKYVMLFGHFCLHYLCVGAPLAINIEPAMSPFGLTVLLLFIACYLTAFIAGCFLTGVVFHTTPDVKALQRTLSYETGMQRNLLALANRVFQDLQSL; encoded by the exons ATGTTTGCAGTTGGGGTTAATTCCAGTGAGAAGGATTTCCTCAAAGCTTTTAAGAGACCGACATCTGTTCTAGCTGGTTATACTGGTCAATTTCTTGTCAAGCCACTCCTTGGATATGTTTTTGGATTTATCGCGGTAGCAATATTTGGTCTTCCAACTCCAGTAG GTTTCGTCTCCAAATATGTGATGCTATTCGGCCATTTTTGCCTCCACTATCTGTGTGTTGGAGCACCACTTGCCATTAACATTGAGCCTGCTATGTCTCCTTTTGGACTAACCGTTTTGTTGCTCTTTATCGCATGTTATTTGACGGCTTTTATAGCTGGCTGTTTTCTTACTGGCGTGGTCTTTCATACGACACCTGATGTTAAAGCTCTACAAAGAACACTATCCTATGAGACAG GAATGCAAAGAAATCTTCTGGCCCTTGCAAATAGAGTTTTCCAAGATCTGCAATCTCTATGA
- the LOC126619457 gene encoding probable sodium/metabolite cotransporter BASS5, chloroplastic isoform X1, which produces MHPDHRRYYAPALGFLMFAVGVNSSEKDFLKAFKRPTSVLAGYTGQFLVKPLLGYVFGFIAVAIFGLPTPVGFVSKYVMLFGHFCLHYLCVGAPLAINIEPAMSPFGLTVLLLFIACYLTAFIAGCFLTGVVFHTTPDVKALQRTLSYETGMQRNLLALANRVFQDLQSL; this is translated from the exons ATGCATCCGGACCATCGCAG GTACTATGCACCTGCATTAGGGTTTTTGATGTTTGCAGTTGGGGTTAATTCCAGTGAGAAGGATTTCCTCAAAGCTTTTAAGAGACCGACATCTGTTCTAGCTGGTTATACTGGTCAATTTCTTGTCAAGCCACTCCTTGGATATGTTTTTGGATTTATCGCGGTAGCAATATTTGGTCTTCCAACTCCAGTAG GTTTCGTCTCCAAATATGTGATGCTATTCGGCCATTTTTGCCTCCACTATCTGTGTGTTGGAGCACCACTTGCCATTAACATTGAGCCTGCTATGTCTCCTTTTGGACTAACCGTTTTGTTGCTCTTTATCGCATGTTATTTGACGGCTTTTATAGCTGGCTGTTTTCTTACTGGCGTGGTCTTTCATACGACACCTGATGTTAAAGCTCTACAAAGAACACTATCCTATGAGACAG GAATGCAAAGAAATCTTCTGGCCCTTGCAAATAGAGTTTTCCAAGATCTGCAATCTCTATGA